Proteins encoded together in one Streptomyces sp. NA04227 window:
- a CDS encoding LLM class flavin-dependent oxidoreductase, translating into MTDFSVLIPFSPRRPEQVLPYAALVQWTAARRLWQGQAMLVDAAHAAASASGAGFRVPLGLGVTLMPLRHPYDAAHQVRSLALTTGQPVVAGFGPGQPAFQASMRGKPYASPLTASREYVGIVRGLLTGEIVRTEGQYFSCHGGLPPATPPQVEVGLGVLRPGMARLAGEVADRAITWLTPATYVRDTLLPALREGAAKAGREVPKVTAIVPVALRRPDREPEQLALSSNAAHLAAGHYQDMLRRSGIEVVADDPVLSAKRLVAGGGFLHGDLDEVSAALDAYREAGADEVVLNLTGVFNTFGQQAALDDLKKILAARA; encoded by the coding sequence ATGACCGATTTCTCGGTGCTCATTCCTTTCTCACCACGCAGGCCGGAACAGGTTCTGCCCTATGCCGCGCTGGTCCAGTGGACCGCCGCCCGGCGACTGTGGCAGGGCCAGGCGATGCTCGTGGACGCCGCACACGCGGCGGCCTCGGCGAGCGGCGCCGGGTTCCGGGTGCCGCTCGGCCTCGGCGTCACGCTGATGCCGCTGCGCCACCCGTACGACGCCGCCCATCAGGTCCGTTCGCTGGCCCTGACGACGGGTCAGCCGGTCGTGGCGGGCTTCGGCCCCGGGCAGCCCGCCTTCCAGGCGAGCATGCGCGGCAAGCCGTACGCCAGTCCGCTGACCGCGAGCCGGGAGTACGTCGGCATCGTGCGCGGGCTGCTGACGGGGGAGATCGTGCGCACTGAGGGACAGTACTTCTCCTGCCACGGCGGGCTGCCCCCGGCGACCCCGCCGCAGGTGGAGGTCGGACTCGGTGTGCTGCGCCCCGGCATGGCACGCCTGGCCGGTGAGGTCGCCGACCGGGCGATCACCTGGCTGACCCCGGCCACGTATGTACGCGACACCCTGCTGCCCGCCCTGCGCGAAGGCGCGGCGAAGGCGGGGCGCGAGGTGCCGAAGGTGACCGCGATCGTGCCGGTGGCGCTCAGGCGCCCCGACCGTGAACCGGAACAGCTCGCGCTGTCCTCCAACGCCGCGCACCTGGCGGCCGGTCACTACCAGGACATGCTGCGCCGCTCGGGCATCGAGGTCGTCGCCGACGACCCGGTGCTCAGCGCCAAACGCCTGGTCGCGGGCGGCGGTTTCCTGCACGGGGACCTGGACGAGGTGAGTGCCGCGCTCGACGCCTACCGCGAGGCGGGCGCCGACGAGGTGGTCCTCAACCTCACCGGTGTGTTCAACACCTTCGGCCAGCAGGCGGCGCTGGACGACCTCAAGAAGATTCTGGCGGCCCGCGCATGA
- a CDS encoding ABC transporter ATP-binding protein, protein MSAPVAVFHGLTKRFGEVSAVEDVSFEVHPGRIVGLLGSNGAGKTTSLRMLLGLVRPTSGTATVFGSPYAELPGANRRVGVAMDHVAPIPGTTGRRDLEIWARMLGLPKRRVGQVLEQVGITEAAGRRIKGYSTGMRQRHALAAALLADPELLVLDEPANGLDPEGIRWLRHFLRSLAAEGRTVLLSSHQLAEVEQTVDDVVIIQRTTRYAGSITELVPPGSGATLESRFFDVIHGEQAAAPGYAHPTEVRGYA, encoded by the coding sequence GTGAGCGCCCCCGTAGCCGTGTTCCACGGACTCACCAAGCGCTTCGGTGAGGTCAGCGCCGTCGAGGACGTGTCGTTCGAGGTACACCCGGGCCGCATCGTCGGTCTGCTCGGCAGCAACGGCGCCGGCAAGACGACCTCACTGCGCATGCTGCTGGGCCTGGTCCGGCCGACCTCCGGTACGGCCACCGTGTTCGGCAGCCCGTACGCCGAACTGCCCGGCGCCAACCGGCGGGTGGGCGTCGCCATGGACCACGTCGCGCCGATCCCCGGCACCACCGGACGCCGCGACCTGGAGATCTGGGCGCGCATGCTCGGCCTGCCCAAGCGCCGCGTCGGCCAGGTCCTGGAGCAGGTCGGCATCACCGAGGCCGCGGGCCGCAGGATCAAGGGCTACTCGACCGGTATGCGCCAGCGCCACGCGCTAGCCGCCGCGCTGCTCGCCGATCCGGAACTGCTCGTCCTGGACGAGCCCGCCAACGGCCTGGACCCCGAGGGCATCCGCTGGCTGCGGCACTTCCTGCGGTCGCTGGCCGCCGAGGGCCGCACCGTGCTGCTCTCCAGCCACCAGCTCGCCGAGGTCGAGCAGACCGTGGACGACGTCGTCATCATCCAGCGCACCACCCGCTACGCGGGCTCCATCACCGAGCTGGTTCCGCCGGGCAGCGGCGCCACCCTGGAGTCGCGCTTCTTCGACGTGATCCACGGCGAGCAGGCGGCGGCGCCGGGCTACGCCCACCCGACGGAGGTGCGCGGCTATGCGTGA
- the mpaB gene encoding daptide biosynthesis RiPP recognition protein, protein MSEAGTEGNGGQAIDGGSGLGPAKRHLASWGTGSALPRPEGATGSATVVLESPAHLDQLLASDLAGPGTLVLVPGDQEAEGQDPAAAPLVLGYQGSLVEPGDEMSLGDAFFLQTQDYATSQYMSVIGPTLIRITEPGDFEAFLADADAAHDKGEFPAHVSEPVVRLADLSALGAGTGADGPRTRLYVNADGQVSTAPGGIPLGGLDSGLDALDAQWRDLNSRSLQPCSVALSAAVPDEDRTAQLTARPWLGRYLAVLDALRELRTRGVTGLKVSGFGGRLDPALDEVTVPADTDRALPLLLWSEDKAYVHVAETGRFFQLDLRAAKVAEALLVHGEPGAAAAHAAPAALQQVQAFFGTAGVRLTADRSGDGA, encoded by the coding sequence ATGAGCGAAGCGGGGACCGAAGGCAACGGCGGCCAGGCCATCGACGGCGGCAGCGGACTGGGCCCGGCCAAGCGCCACCTCGCCTCCTGGGGCACCGGCTCCGCCCTGCCCCGCCCCGAGGGCGCCACCGGCAGCGCCACCGTGGTCCTCGAATCCCCGGCCCACCTCGACCAGTTGCTCGCCTCGGACCTGGCCGGGCCCGGCACGCTCGTACTCGTCCCCGGCGACCAGGAAGCCGAAGGCCAGGACCCGGCGGCCGCGCCGCTGGTGCTCGGCTACCAGGGCTCGCTCGTCGAACCCGGCGACGAAATGTCGCTCGGCGACGCCTTCTTCCTGCAGACGCAGGACTACGCCACCAGCCAGTACATGTCGGTGATCGGTCCCACCCTGATCCGGATCACCGAGCCCGGCGACTTCGAGGCATTCCTCGCCGACGCCGACGCCGCCCACGACAAGGGCGAGTTCCCGGCCCACGTCAGCGAACCCGTCGTACGGCTCGCCGACCTGTCCGCGCTCGGCGCGGGCACCGGCGCCGACGGTCCGCGCACCCGGCTGTACGTGAACGCCGACGGCCAGGTCTCCACCGCACCCGGCGGCATTCCGCTGGGCGGCCTGGACTCCGGCCTCGACGCGCTCGACGCCCAGTGGCGCGACCTCAACTCCCGTTCCTTGCAGCCCTGTTCGGTGGCCCTCTCGGCAGCCGTACCGGACGAGGACCGCACCGCGCAGCTCACCGCGCGCCCCTGGCTCGGCCGCTATCTGGCCGTCCTGGACGCCCTGCGCGAACTGCGCACCCGCGGGGTCACCGGTCTGAAGGTCTCCGGCTTCGGCGGCCGCCTCGACCCGGCGCTCGACGAGGTCACCGTGCCCGCCGACACCGACCGCGCGCTCCCGCTGCTGCTGTGGAGCGAGGACAAGGCGTACGTGCACGTCGCCGAGACCGGCCGGTTCTTCCAGCTCGACCTGCGCGCCGCCAAGGTCGCCGAGGCCCTGCTCGTGCACGGCGAGCCCGGCGCCGCCGCCGCGCACGCCGCACCCGCGGCACTCCAGCAGGTGCAGGCCTTCTTCGGCACGGCGGGCGTCCGCCTGACCGCCGACCGGTCCGGGGACGGCGCGTGA
- the mpaD gene encoding daptide-type RiPP biosynthesis aminotransferase — translation MTETTTGTAQAAPGTHEYDPLWPSLLPPERQGADELCAVSADGVRVRFADGRELLCGTSGLWNTNIGYGNPVVAEAVARAVREGSYLSVFRYENTYAREASRVLTELAGADHFGRVLWSTSGGAANDLVMKLARMYHALRGEPRRKLVVGLRGSYHGLTYGSFALTGEDLGQGVYGVDQRLIRHVAPNDPEELTTLLARQGGQVAAVVVEPVLGSGAVPLTPEFTEALLRLREEHGFLLVADEVATGFGRTGSFFASQQWPGRPDLVVASKGLTNGTMAAAAVLVAHHVAEAVHRSGAVLTHGETQAGTPTTCAAVLATVEEMRRLDAVARGRRLAEQLDAHLARLTAEVPSVTGTTGLGCFRSVRLATADGEPLPQAEVPELIAAIRTAGAIVHPGPHGIQLIPALTYTEAELTELLDCVRAGIAAHTGRAEDIAHTTGADR, via the coding sequence ATGACCGAGACCACGACCGGCACGGCCCAGGCCGCGCCCGGCACCCACGAGTACGACCCGCTGTGGCCCTCGCTGCTGCCGCCCGAGAGGCAGGGCGCCGACGAACTGTGCGCCGTCTCCGCCGACGGCGTGCGGGTCCGTTTCGCCGACGGGCGTGAACTCCTGTGCGGCACCAGCGGGTTGTGGAACACCAACATCGGCTACGGCAACCCCGTCGTCGCCGAGGCGGTCGCCCGCGCGGTGCGCGAGGGCTCGTACCTGAGCGTCTTCCGGTACGAGAACACCTATGCCCGCGAGGCCTCCCGGGTGCTGACCGAACTCGCGGGCGCCGACCACTTCGGCCGCGTCCTGTGGTCCACCTCCGGTGGCGCCGCCAACGACCTGGTGATGAAGCTCGCCCGGATGTACCACGCACTGCGCGGCGAACCCCGGCGCAAGCTGGTGGTCGGCCTGCGCGGCAGCTACCACGGCCTGACCTACGGCAGCTTCGCGCTCACCGGCGAGGACCTCGGCCAGGGCGTGTACGGCGTCGACCAGCGCCTGATCCGGCACGTCGCCCCCAACGACCCCGAGGAGCTGACCACGCTGCTCGCCCGGCAGGGCGGCCAGGTCGCCGCCGTGGTCGTGGAACCGGTCCTCGGCTCCGGCGCGGTGCCGCTGACACCCGAGTTCACCGAGGCGCTGCTGCGACTGCGCGAGGAGCACGGCTTCCTGCTCGTCGCGGACGAGGTCGCCACCGGCTTCGGCCGTACCGGCTCCTTCTTCGCCTCCCAGCAGTGGCCCGGACGCCCCGACCTGGTCGTCGCCTCCAAGGGCCTGACCAACGGCACCATGGCCGCCGCCGCGGTCCTGGTCGCGCACCACGTCGCCGAGGCCGTGCACCGCTCGGGCGCCGTGCTCACCCACGGCGAGACCCAGGCCGGTACGCCCACCACCTGCGCCGCCGTCCTCGCCACCGTCGAGGAGATGCGCCGCCTGGACGCGGTCGCCCGCGGGCGGCGCCTGGCGGAGCAACTGGACGCCCACCTGGCCCGGTTGACCGCCGAAGTGCCCTCGGTGACCGGCACCACCGGACTCGGCTGCTTCCGCTCGGTGCGCCTGGCCACCGCCGACGGTGAGCCGCTGCCGCAGGCCGAGGTGCCCGAGCTGATCGCCGCGATCCGCACCGCGGGCGCCATCGTCCACCCGGGTCCGCACGGCATCCAGCTCATCCCCGCGCTCACCTACACCGAGGCCGAACTCACCGAACTCCTGGATTGCGTACGCGCCGGGATCGCCGCCCACACCGGGCGCGCCGAGGACATCGCGCACACCACCGGAGCCGACCGGTGA
- the mpaM gene encoding daptide-type RiPP biosynthesis methyltransferase — MTAATTAGTVTTTTTQTVATTATETATTTATENLAEAVGGSPRTVPGRAGEWLASLGPDRVQLCGVYDELGAPLYEDLCRRDTFEVREIVSLVRTTRGPVLDLAAGTGRLTLPLLAAGREVTALELSPYMLELLGERLAEAPARLREKCTPVRGDMASFALDARFGAVVLGTTSVSLLDAAGRAGLYRCVREHLAEGGLFLLSTVDVRTGDGTEQEVRVAATGASGQLYHLHEHHNPEAGTRTVTLHRAQADEAPLDENVLDENPLTVCTSTVAVLPSAQLEAELTAAGFRVRAQHRPAGSDGRHDAVLLEAEVAPR; from the coding sequence GTGACGGCGGCCACGACGGCCGGGACCGTCACCACCACGACCACGCAGACCGTCGCCACCACGGCTACGGAGACGGCCACCACCACGGCTACGGAGAACCTCGCCGAAGCCGTCGGCGGCAGCCCGCGCACCGTGCCCGGGCGCGCCGGTGAGTGGCTCGCCTCGCTCGGCCCGGACCGGGTTCAACTGTGCGGCGTATACGACGAGTTGGGCGCCCCGCTGTACGAGGACCTGTGCCGCCGGGACACCTTCGAGGTCCGCGAGATCGTCTCGCTGGTCCGCACCACCCGAGGCCCGGTGCTCGATCTCGCCGCGGGCACCGGACGCCTGACGCTGCCGCTGCTTGCCGCGGGACGCGAGGTCACCGCGCTCGAACTCTCCCCGTACATGCTGGAGTTGCTCGGCGAGCGGCTCGCCGAGGCCCCGGCCAGGCTGCGCGAGAAGTGCACCCCGGTGCGCGGCGACATGGCGTCCTTCGCGCTCGACGCCCGCTTCGGCGCCGTCGTCCTCGGCACCACCTCGGTGTCCCTGCTCGACGCGGCGGGCCGCGCGGGCCTGTACCGCTGTGTGCGCGAACACCTCGCCGAGGGCGGCCTGTTCCTGCTCTCGACGGTCGACGTGCGCACCGGCGACGGCACCGAGCAGGAGGTCCGCGTGGCGGCCACCGGCGCCAGTGGACAGCTCTACCACCTGCACGAGCACCACAACCCCGAGGCGGGCACCCGCACGGTCACGCTGCACCGGGCCCAGGCGGACGAGGCTCCTCTTGACGAGAACGTGCTCGACGAGAACCCGCTGACCGTGTGCACCTCCACCGTCGCGGTGCTGCCCTCGGCCCAGCTGGAGGCCGAGTTGACCGCCGCCGGGTTCCGGGTGCGTGCCCAGCACCGGCCCGCCGGATCCGACGGCCGCCACGACGCCGTACTCCTGGAAGCAGAGGTGGCCCCGCGATGA
- the mpaC gene encoding daptide-type RiPP biosynthesis dehydogenase, with protein sequence MNLSWHCPTRALYGTAGLGDWIRGQGARTVALLADPNVAEGELASRLGQLLEGTGCEVRFLTAEGPGGLDELAALARDLDGADLLVAIGGGALLDRAKLAALLRDDPSAYTRLAMSHRSGLVMLPSDVVRRLPLVAVPTTLGTGAELSAAACLLEPADRRRLVVGEALQAELAVIDPAATSTLPYALVAEGVVEALFRVTGLYVGDHRELPTEDALAEALARRLVQLGNEVRDAGREPQGLAARGELRAEIAKVSGLTHLTWTSLGRNRYGAKGWYLANELSTALGTRKTTAVSALLPPLWRAITAGDTRLGSAPRLHRLWDLLRTAHGSAPDLPADPSDGIAALFDDWRVERELRADEEQLTRIATRTVRAWGGGLPMLGGLSAAEIRQLLAAATARAVPPEATDRPAAGPTAEPAAEAAAGPAAGPGALATAAG encoded by the coding sequence GTGAACCTCAGCTGGCACTGCCCCACCCGCGCCCTCTACGGGACCGCCGGGCTGGGCGACTGGATACGCGGACAAGGGGCCCGCACGGTCGCCCTGCTCGCCGACCCCAATGTCGCCGAGGGCGAACTCGCCTCGCGGCTGGGCCAGTTGCTGGAGGGCACGGGCTGCGAGGTCCGGTTCCTGACGGCGGAGGGCCCCGGCGGGCTCGACGAACTCGCCGCGCTCGCCCGGGATCTGGACGGCGCCGACCTGCTGGTGGCGATCGGCGGGGGAGCCCTGCTCGACCGCGCCAAGCTCGCCGCGCTGCTGCGCGACGACCCGAGCGCGTACACCCGGCTCGCGATGTCGCACCGCAGCGGCCTGGTCATGCTGCCCAGCGACGTGGTCCGCCGCCTGCCGCTCGTCGCGGTGCCCACCACCCTGGGCACCGGCGCCGAACTCAGCGCCGCCGCCTGCCTGTTGGAGCCCGCCGACCGGCGCAGGCTCGTCGTCGGCGAGGCGCTGCAGGCCGAGCTCGCGGTGATCGACCCGGCGGCGACGAGCACCCTGCCGTACGCGCTGGTCGCCGAGGGAGTCGTCGAGGCGCTGTTCCGCGTCACCGGTCTCTACGTCGGCGACCACCGCGAACTGCCCACCGAGGACGCGCTCGCCGAGGCCCTCGCCCGGCGCCTGGTACAGCTCGGCAACGAGGTGCGCGACGCCGGGCGCGAGCCCCAAGGCCTCGCCGCCCGGGGCGAGTTGCGCGCCGAGATCGCCAAGGTCTCCGGGCTCACCCACCTCACCTGGACCAGCCTCGGCCGCAACCGCTACGGGGCCAAGGGCTGGTACCTGGCCAACGAGCTGTCCACCGCGCTCGGCACCCGTAAGACCACCGCCGTCAGCGCACTGCTGCCGCCGCTGTGGCGCGCGATCACCGCGGGCGACACCCGGCTCGGCTCCGCGCCCCGGCTGCACCGGCTCTGGGACCTGCTGCGCACCGCGCACGGCAGCGCCCCGGACCTGCCCGCCGACCCGTCGGACGGGATCGCCGCGCTCTTCGACGACTGGCGCGTGGAGCGCGAACTACGCGCCGACGAGGAGCAGTTGACGCGGATCGCGACCCGCACCGTGCGTGCCTGGGGCGGCGGCCTGCCGATGCTCGGCGGGCTCTCGGCGGCCGAGATCCGGCAGTTGCTCGCGGCGGCCACCGCCCGGGCGGTGCCTCCCGAAGCCACCGACCGGCCCGCCGCGGGACCCACCGCAGAACCCGCGGCCGAAGCGGCCGCCGGACCGGCCGCCGGACCCGGAGCGCTCGCCACGGCAGCGGGCTGA
- a CDS encoding daptide-type RiPP translates to MQGVIDSQHGAEALELGMQELEAMEAPGWQTWAGFGTGTVVTSAIAYGSVYVAVSGAAIT, encoded by the coding sequence ATGCAGGGAGTCATCGACTCGCAGCACGGCGCCGAGGCGCTGGAGCTGGGCATGCAGGAGCTCGAGGCCATGGAGGCCCCGGGTTGGCAGACCTGGGCCGGTTTCGGCACGGGCACCGTGGTGACCAGCGCGATTGCCTACGGCAGCGTGTACGTCGCCGTTTCCGGCGCCGCCATCACCTGA
- the mpaP gene encoding daptide biosynthesis intramembrane metalloprotease yields MRATEGTSLSLSVTHLVRSGTGKHRRPRGIRGRRAGRSTGPGTQRDTTQLLLRPRLASHVQVHAPVEDGSPWIVQSGQAKYMRVGADMGRLLTVLDGARDRRALVETLGPPWNEAVLDGVVGKLNAQGLLDDGTEHRQSGTWFKWVPPMTLQFTVIKPHWLLSRLTPVIRLLANKAGAALGILILAGGLLSLLLQAPALTTALGEPVSFTVLLAVFAATLATTALHEMGHGAVLTHYGGRPSRMGFMLFYLSPAFFCDVSDGWRLPRKEQRTHVALAGIATQLVIGMGAAITALAVGGPSGESALHTGLLVFAVSTSVTGLLNFVPFVKLDGYLALMSHFDVSHLRDHAMTDARRWVAGVLFGGRYTRELPQLSWSVPFGLACMVFPLYLVGVAATLWTDVFTGLGITGAIILGCGLCYLLYRAGLGCKKLVQEARSAGAGFGRITVVGVLAAGALTAALTLIQIPYTVTGGFVQKDGRVDLVIADSGDIDAVHKGSRVELVKRGMILRKDLATTTLGEVRPRQGEAPLSAFLPVKEGSRYPVPAARIPLGTVDALPPSVKVGMAQIDAGERPLGQWLYLKYVAPSLR; encoded by the coding sequence ATGAGGGCCACCGAGGGAACGTCCCTCTCGCTCAGCGTGACCCACCTGGTCCGCAGTGGGACCGGCAAGCACCGTCGGCCGCGGGGCATCCGCGGCCGCCGGGCGGGCCGGTCCACCGGGCCGGGCACGCAGCGGGACACCACCCAGCTCCTGCTGCGGCCGCGGCTCGCCTCGCACGTCCAGGTGCACGCCCCCGTCGAGGACGGCTCGCCCTGGATCGTGCAGTCGGGCCAGGCCAAGTACATGCGCGTCGGCGCCGACATGGGACGGCTGCTCACCGTCCTGGACGGCGCCCGCGACCGGCGGGCCCTGGTCGAGACGCTCGGCCCGCCGTGGAACGAGGCCGTCCTGGACGGCGTCGTCGGCAAGCTCAACGCACAGGGTCTGCTCGACGACGGCACCGAACACCGCCAGAGCGGCACCTGGTTCAAGTGGGTGCCGCCGATGACGCTGCAGTTCACCGTCATCAAGCCGCACTGGCTTCTCAGCCGCCTCACCCCGGTGATCCGGTTGCTCGCCAACAAGGCGGGCGCGGCGCTCGGCATCCTGATCCTCGCGGGCGGCCTGCTCTCGCTGCTGCTCCAGGCCCCGGCGCTGACCACCGCGCTCGGCGAACCGGTGTCCTTCACCGTCCTGCTCGCGGTCTTCGCCGCCACCCTCGCCACCACGGCCCTGCACGAGATGGGCCACGGCGCGGTGCTCACCCACTACGGCGGCCGCCCGAGCCGGATGGGCTTCATGCTCTTCTACCTCTCGCCCGCCTTCTTCTGCGACGTCTCCGACGGCTGGCGCCTGCCGCGCAAGGAACAGCGCACGCACGTCGCCCTCGCGGGCATCGCCACCCAGCTCGTCATCGGCATGGGCGCGGCGATCACCGCCCTGGCCGTCGGCGGCCCGAGCGGCGAATCCGCCCTGCACACCGGCCTGTTGGTGTTCGCCGTGTCCACCTCGGTGACCGGCCTGCTCAACTTCGTGCCGTTCGTCAAGCTCGACGGCTACCTGGCCCTGATGAGCCACTTCGACGTCTCGCACCTGCGCGACCACGCGATGACCGACGCCCGCCGCTGGGTGGCGGGCGTCCTCTTCGGCGGCCGCTACACCCGCGAACTGCCGCAGCTGTCCTGGTCGGTGCCGTTCGGACTGGCCTGCATGGTCTTCCCGCTCTACTTGGTCGGGGTCGCCGCGACACTGTGGACGGACGTCTTCACCGGCCTCGGCATCACCGGCGCGATCATCCTCGGCTGCGGCCTGTGCTACCTCCTGTACCGGGCCGGGCTCGGCTGCAAGAAGCTTGTCCAGGAGGCGCGTTCGGCCGGAGCGGGCTTCGGCCGGATCACCGTGGTCGGCGTCCTCGCCGCGGGCGCGCTGACCGCCGCCCTCACCCTGATCCAGATCCCCTACACGGTCACCGGCGGCTTCGTGCAGAAGGACGGCCGGGTCGACCTGGTGATCGCCGACTCCGGCGACATCGACGCGGTCCACAAGGGCTCCCGGGTCGAACTCGTCAAGCGCGGCATGATCCTGCGCAAGGACCTCGCCACCACCACCCTCGGCGAGGTGCGCCCCCGCCAGGGCGAGGCCCCCCTCTCCGCCTTCCTCCCGGTCAAGGAGGGCTCGCGCTACCCGGTGCCCGCCGCGCGCATCCCGCTCGGCACCGTCGACGCGCTCCCGCCGTCCGTCAAGGTCGGCATGGCCCAGATCGACGCGGGCGAGCGCCCGCTCGGCCAGTGGCTCTACCTCAAGTACGTGGCACCCAGCCTGCGTTGA
- a CDS encoding daptide-type RiPP — translation MQTITNTADLMKGGEALELGMQELEAMEAPGFYTGFKDGLTFTVAVGTLSVGAAIAT, via the coding sequence ATGCAGACCATCACCAACACTGCCGACCTGATGAAGGGCGGCGAGGCGCTGGAGCTCGGCATGCAGGAGCTGGAGGCCATGGAGGCCCCCGGTTTCTACACCGGCTTCAAGGACGGCCTGACCTTCACGGTGGCCGTCGGCACCCTCTCCGTGGGCGCCGCGATCGCCACGTGA
- a CDS encoding ABC transporter permease: MRDVLRAEWLKAWSGRTWWIMLLVGLFLGLLGASGAAAAADVQIDDGTTDAVAGSAEVVRAWFSTLLASMLFGAVFVTREYGAGAISRSVLLSGSRSRLLAAKTLVGTGMGALLAAVATLCAPLSLWLFFPMFGIDAHWSRDASLTLLGVFAVITLAAPWGVLLGWILRNQAATIATLLVVTLFVDEGLHALLPEAGRFTMQVAMGTVYRDDKNMALDLPYALLVIAAWLALAGFTARRLFTRRDVT, encoded by the coding sequence ATGCGTGACGTACTGCGTGCCGAATGGCTCAAGGCCTGGAGCGGGCGCACCTGGTGGATCATGCTCCTGGTCGGGCTCTTCCTCGGCCTGCTCGGCGCCAGCGGCGCCGCGGCCGCGGCCGACGTCCAGATCGACGACGGGACGACGGACGCGGTGGCCGGTTCCGCCGAGGTGGTCCGCGCCTGGTTCTCGACGCTGCTCGCGTCCATGCTGTTCGGCGCCGTCTTCGTGACGCGCGAGTACGGCGCGGGCGCGATCAGCCGCTCGGTGCTGCTCAGCGGCAGCCGGAGCCGACTGCTCGCCGCCAAGACCCTGGTGGGCACCGGCATGGGCGCCCTGCTCGCGGCCGTCGCCACGCTGTGCGCGCCGCTGTCGCTGTGGCTGTTCTTCCCGATGTTCGGCATCGACGCGCACTGGTCGCGCGACGCGAGCCTCACCCTGCTCGGCGTCTTCGCGGTGATCACCCTCGCCGCGCCCTGGGGCGTCCTGCTCGGCTGGATCCTGCGCAACCAGGCCGCCACCATCGCCACCCTGCTCGTGGTCACCCTGTTCGTGGACGAGGGCCTGCACGCCCTGCTGCCCGAGGCGGGCCGCTTCACCATGCAGGTCGCGATGGGCACGGTCTACCGCGACGACAAGAACATGGCGCTCGACCTGCCGTACGCGCTCCTGGTCATCGCCGCCTGGCTGGCACTCGCCGGGTTCACCGCGAGACGCCTGTTCACCCGGCGTGACGTCACATGA